Proteins encoded in a region of the Isosphaeraceae bacterium EP7 genome:
- a CDS encoding WXG100 family type VII secretion target, translating into MSQAVVDPAEMRRFAQSLKRFGDEVGTQMGTLRGQFQGLSQTWRDKEHEKFAEEFDATIQAIARFLEVSNQHIPFLMRKADRIDEYLQQR; encoded by the coding sequence ATGTCTCAAGCAGTCGTCGATCCGGCCGAGATGCGCCGGTTCGCCCAGAGCCTGAAGCGATTCGGCGACGAGGTGGGGACCCAGATGGGGACCCTCCGCGGCCAGTTCCAGGGCCTGAGCCAGACCTGGCGCGACAAGGAGCATGAGAAGTTCGCCGAGGAGTTCGACGCGACCATCCAGGCCATCGCGCGATTCCTCGAGGTTTCCAACCAGCATATCCCGTTCCTGATGCGCAAGGCCGACCGCATCGACGAGTACTTGCAGCAGCGTTGA
- a CDS encoding isoamylase has protein sequence MSAQIAPPAAQGGSAPPTEVENGHVVVQHLFHDQPLRVSRGRPLPLGATNTQEGVNFALVCREGTSVTLVVSEPCSPEIAAEILLDPELNRTGEHWHVRVKGLPDEFCYGYRVDGPKGLGHRFNPANVLIDPASRALSCGRPWGKNVHSSRRSLLNRHMGDEESAIGPRVAREDTILYEMHVRGYTIDPSSAVRNPGTFAGLTEKLGYLKELGITAVELLPIDEFDEDACPFFNPMTGRRLRDYWGYNPIAYAAPKAAYSSQPEGVGAWDEFRWMVRAFHDQGIEVVLDVVFNHTGEGGEHGPTYSFRGLDNLLYYMMDDHGRYMNFSGCGNTVNSNHPVVRGLILSCLRSLVVEAGVDGFRFDLASVLGRDNKGNVLLEPPVIEMISEDSLLADTQMIAEPWDAAGLYQVGSFPGGSRWGVWNGRYRDDVRRFWTGEPGQTSALATRLCGSDDLHHGGGPLHSINFVTCHDGFTLNDLVSYNAKHNEANGEGNRDGADANMSWNCGVEGPTNAPEVLAIRRRQVRNLMATLMVSQGVPMLLGGDELLRTQEGNNNAWCQDNAISWLDWGLVEENADFLRFTREMIALRKRHPVLRRKTFMSGQSPPEVTWHGTEPCRPNFGPESRGLAMILDGRRCDRPGVVDRDIYVVFNSDSEPVTYKVPASPSGRAWRRAVDTSLPSPDDAVGLDQGPRIEVLHPYRVEARSMLILVSEEH, from the coding sequence ATGTCGGCACAAATCGCCCCGCCCGCCGCTCAAGGAGGTTCTGCGCCGCCGACCGAGGTGGAGAACGGGCATGTGGTCGTCCAGCACTTGTTCCATGATCAACCCTTGCGGGTCAGCCGGGGGCGGCCGCTGCCGCTGGGGGCGACGAACACGCAGGAGGGGGTGAACTTCGCCCTGGTCTGCCGCGAGGGGACGAGCGTGACGCTGGTGGTCTCGGAGCCTTGCAGCCCGGAGATCGCCGCCGAGATTCTCCTGGATCCGGAGCTGAACCGGACGGGCGAGCACTGGCATGTGCGGGTCAAAGGGCTGCCCGACGAGTTCTGCTACGGCTACCGGGTGGACGGCCCGAAGGGCCTCGGGCACCGGTTCAACCCCGCGAACGTGCTGATCGACCCGGCGTCGAGGGCCCTGTCGTGCGGGCGACCCTGGGGCAAGAACGTCCACTCGTCGCGTCGGAGCCTACTGAACCGGCACATGGGCGACGAGGAGTCGGCGATCGGGCCTCGGGTTGCGCGCGAGGACACGATCCTGTATGAGATGCACGTGCGCGGGTACACCATCGACCCGTCGTCGGCCGTCCGGAATCCGGGGACGTTCGCGGGGCTGACGGAGAAGCTCGGCTACCTGAAGGAACTGGGGATCACGGCGGTCGAGCTGCTGCCGATCGACGAGTTCGACGAGGACGCGTGCCCGTTCTTCAACCCGATGACGGGCAGGCGGCTGCGCGACTACTGGGGCTACAACCCGATCGCTTACGCGGCGCCCAAGGCGGCCTATTCGAGCCAGCCCGAGGGGGTGGGCGCCTGGGATGAGTTCCGGTGGATGGTGCGCGCGTTCCACGATCAGGGGATCGAGGTGGTGCTCGACGTGGTCTTCAACCACACCGGCGAGGGGGGCGAGCACGGGCCGACGTACAGCTTCAGGGGCCTGGATAACCTGCTGTATTACATGATGGACGACCACGGTCGTTACATGAATTTCAGCGGCTGCGGCAACACCGTCAACAGCAATCACCCGGTGGTCCGCGGCCTCATCCTGTCGTGCCTGCGCAGCCTGGTGGTGGAGGCGGGTGTCGACGGGTTCCGGTTCGATCTGGCGAGCGTGCTGGGGCGCGACAACAAGGGGAATGTGCTGCTCGAGCCGCCAGTGATCGAGATGATCTCCGAGGACTCGCTGCTGGCCGACACGCAGATGATCGCCGAGCCCTGGGACGCCGCCGGCCTGTACCAGGTGGGGAGCTTCCCCGGCGGGTCTCGCTGGGGGGTCTGGAACGGGCGGTATCGCGACGACGTCCGCCGATTCTGGACCGGCGAGCCGGGCCAGACCTCGGCACTGGCCACCCGGCTCTGCGGCTCCGACGACCTGCACCACGGCGGCGGCCCGCTGCACTCGATCAACTTCGTGACTTGCCACGATGGGTTCACGCTGAACGACTTGGTCTCCTACAACGCCAAGCACAACGAGGCCAACGGCGAGGGGAACCGCGACGGGGCGGACGCCAACATGAGCTGGAATTGCGGCGTCGAGGGGCCGACGAACGCCCCCGAGGTCCTGGCGATCCGCCGCAGGCAGGTGCGCAACCTGATGGCCACGCTGATGGTCTCGCAGGGCGTGCCGATGCTGCTGGGGGGCGACGAGCTGCTGCGCACCCAGGAGGGGAACAACAACGCCTGGTGCCAGGACAACGCGATCAGCTGGCTGGACTGGGGCCTGGTCGAGGAGAACGCCGACTTCCTGCGCTTCACCCGCGAGATGATCGCCCTGCGCAAGCGGCACCCGGTGCTGAGGCGTAAGACGTTCATGAGCGGGCAGTCGCCGCCGGAGGTGACCTGGCACGGGACTGAGCCCTGCCGGCCCAATTTCGGCCCGGAGAGCCGAGGCCTGGCGATGATCCTCGACGGCCGGCGCTGCGACCGCCCCGGGGTGGTCGACCGCGACATCTACGTCGTGTTCAACTCGGACTCGGAGCCGGTGACGTACAAGGTGCCGGCCTCGCCGTCGGGCCGGGCCTGGCGTCGTGCGGTGGACACGTCGCTGCCGTCGCCCGACGACGCGGTCGGGCTGGACCAGGGCCCGCGCATCGAGGTGCTGCACCCCTACCGGGTCGAGGCGAGGTCGATGCTCATCCTGGTTTCCGAGGAGCACTGA
- the metG gene encoding methionine--tRNA ligase has translation MRDETTFYLTTAIDYPNSRPHIGTAFEKIGADVQARFRRMEGMNVHFLMGNDENTIKVLQRAAELGVEPKPYVDDMAGQFKEVWRALEVSFDDFIQTSEERHHVGCRKFIQAVYDAGDIYSKSYTGLYCDGCESFKTEKEISENGGKCPDHPHLTLRKVEEENYFFRLSAFGERLQAHYAANPDFIQPEGKRNEVLSLVHGGLQDVSITRKGFSWGIRVPFDPEQTIYVWFDALLNYITAIGYGTDQERFERIWPADVHVIGKDITRFHCALWPAMLMSAGLPLPRKVFAHGFVYNKGAKISKSAGTAIDPMQVYKAHGADAFRYYFLRECPFGGDGNFSDERFAELYNSDLANNLGNLYSRTLSMCMRYFNGTLDGADAVDTTDWQAGLNLPALVGELRELVEGFQYSTALQKTWLEVLDAANRYVQTTEPFKLIKTDPEACKVVLLNLAEALRVIAILLKPFLPGTASTFYKAFDFEGAAPWEGVGYADALVRPAIGSLRVTAELVGGKPAPLFPKIEVKPAEG, from the coding sequence ATGCGCGACGAGACGACGTTCTATCTGACCACGGCGATTGATTATCCGAACAGCAGGCCGCACATCGGCACCGCGTTCGAGAAGATCGGGGCGGACGTGCAGGCCCGGTTTCGCCGGATGGAGGGGATGAACGTCCACTTCTTGATGGGAAATGACGAGAACACCATCAAGGTGCTCCAGCGCGCCGCGGAGCTGGGGGTTGAGCCCAAGCCTTATGTCGACGACATGGCCGGGCAGTTCAAGGAAGTCTGGAGGGCGCTGGAGGTCTCGTTCGACGACTTCATCCAGACGTCCGAGGAGCGACATCACGTCGGCTGCCGGAAGTTCATCCAGGCGGTCTATGACGCCGGGGACATCTACAGCAAGTCGTACACGGGGCTCTATTGCGACGGCTGCGAGTCGTTCAAGACCGAGAAGGAAATCAGCGAGAATGGCGGGAAGTGCCCCGACCATCCCCACCTCACGTTGCGCAAGGTCGAGGAGGAGAATTACTTCTTCCGGCTCTCGGCGTTCGGCGAGCGGTTGCAGGCGCACTATGCCGCCAACCCCGACTTCATCCAGCCCGAGGGGAAGCGCAACGAGGTGCTCAGTCTGGTTCATGGGGGCTTGCAGGACGTCTCGATCACCCGGAAAGGGTTCAGCTGGGGGATCCGGGTTCCGTTCGACCCGGAGCAGACGATTTATGTCTGGTTCGACGCGCTCCTGAACTACATCACGGCGATCGGGTACGGCACGGACCAGGAGCGGTTCGAGCGGATCTGGCCGGCGGACGTGCACGTGATCGGCAAGGACATCACGCGGTTTCACTGCGCACTCTGGCCGGCGATGCTGATGTCGGCGGGGCTGCCGCTGCCTCGGAAGGTGTTCGCCCACGGGTTCGTCTACAACAAGGGGGCGAAGATCAGCAAGTCGGCCGGCACGGCGATCGACCCGATGCAGGTCTACAAGGCCCACGGGGCCGACGCGTTCCGGTACTACTTCCTGCGTGAATGCCCGTTCGGCGGCGACGGCAACTTCAGCGACGAGCGGTTCGCCGAGCTTTACAACTCCGACCTGGCCAACAACCTGGGGAACCTGTACAGCCGGACGCTCTCGATGTGCATGAGGTACTTCAACGGGACACTGGACGGGGCCGATGCGGTGGACACGACCGACTGGCAGGCGGGGCTCAACCTGCCGGCGCTGGTGGGCGAGCTGCGTGAGCTAGTCGAGGGGTTCCAGTACAGCACGGCGCTGCAGAAGACCTGGCTCGAGGTGCTGGACGCGGCGAACCGGTACGTGCAGACGACCGAGCCGTTCAAGCTGATCAAGACCGACCCCGAGGCGTGTAAGGTCGTGCTGTTGAACCTGGCCGAGGCGCTTCGGGTGATCGCGATCCTGCTCAAGCCGTTCCTGCCCGGGACGGCCTCGACCTTCTACAAGGCGTTCGACTTCGAAGGGGCGGCCCCCTGGGAGGGCGTGGGCTATGCCGATGCGCTGGTGCGGCCGGCGATCGGCTCGCTGCGTGTGACGGCCGAGCTGGTGGGGGGTAAACCGGCCCCGCTATTCCCCAAGATCGAGGTGAAGCCGGCCGAAGGATGA
- a CDS encoding DUF6572 domain-containing protein encodes MSLQNQNIVDAIGVEISTESVVLTIADSWDWIDVHAHLSALQAKLNFYFEFIESGQIWDVYPSAKGRQLVIDVVARFPMPTSGRKLLEIASEVASQLEVIIRFSIYEMNPGSEL; translated from the coding sequence ATGTCTCTTCAAAACCAAAACATAGTCGATGCCATTGGTGTTGAGATTAGTACTGAATCTGTAGTCCTGACTATTGCCGACTCATGGGATTGGATCGATGTGCATGCCCACCTCTCCGCATTGCAGGCCAAATTGAACTTTTACTTCGAGTTTATCGAGAGTGGCCAGATTTGGGATGTCTATCCTTCTGCCAAAGGACGTCAGCTCGTGATCGATGTTGTTGCTCGTTTTCCGATGCCAACGTCGGGCAGAAAATTGCTAGAAATAGCATCGGAAGTTGCGTCGCAATTAGAGGTGATAATTCGATTCAGTATTTATGAGATGAATCCTGGCTCGGAACTGTAG
- a CDS encoding TIM barrel protein, with the protein MSEISPLPRDDRQGTSRRQMLGAAAGATLLGSLATQAASAAETKKPRNGRIKQSLVHWCYAETWDVPEMCKVAKDLGCGSIELIDPKYFPVLKEHGLTCAIGTIDMAPEPPFTQGFNNPKHRDKVMKATKEAIDACSAFGCKNVITFTGMADGISREQGAANCVEAYKEIVPYAAAKNVTLCLEMLNTRATDHPMKGHPGYQGNDTEYCVDIINRVGSPNLKLLFDFYHVQIMNGDLIRRLHQHKDVIGHIHTAGNPGRGELDEKQEISYPALMHALLEIGYDGFVGQEFIPTRNTLAGLEQAVTLCDV; encoded by the coding sequence ATGAGCGAGATCAGCCCCCTGCCCCGCGACGACCGACAAGGCACAAGCCGCCGCCAGATGCTGGGGGCCGCCGCCGGGGCCACCCTGCTGGGCAGCCTGGCCACGCAGGCCGCGTCGGCCGCCGAGACCAAGAAGCCGCGCAACGGGCGCATCAAGCAATCATTGGTGCACTGGTGCTACGCCGAGACCTGGGACGTGCCGGAGATGTGCAAGGTGGCCAAGGACCTGGGCTGCGGCAGCATCGAGCTGATCGACCCCAAGTACTTCCCCGTGCTGAAAGAGCACGGCCTGACCTGCGCCATCGGCACCATCGACATGGCGCCCGAGCCCCCCTTCACCCAGGGCTTCAACAACCCGAAGCACCGCGACAAGGTCATGAAGGCGACCAAGGAAGCAATCGACGCCTGCTCGGCGTTCGGATGCAAGAACGTGATCACGTTCACCGGCATGGCCGACGGCATCTCCCGCGAGCAGGGGGCGGCCAACTGCGTCGAGGCCTACAAGGAAATCGTCCCCTACGCCGCCGCCAAGAACGTGACGCTCTGCCTTGAGATGCTCAACACCCGGGCCACCGACCACCCGATGAAGGGCCATCCCGGCTACCAGGGCAACGACACCGAATACTGCGTCGACATCATCAACCGGGTGGGCTCGCCCAACCTGAAGCTCCTGTTCGACTTCTACCACGTTCAGATCATGAACGGAGACCTGATCCGCCGCCTGCACCAGCACAAGGACGTCATCGGCCACATCCACACCGCCGGCAACCCCGGCCGCGGCGAGCTGGATGAGAAGCAGGAAATCAGCTACCCGGCCCTGATGCACGCCCTGCTGGAAATCGGCTACGACGGCTTCGTCGGCCAGGAGTTCATCCCGACCCGGAATACGCTGGCGGGCTTGGAGCAGGCGGTGACGCTTTGTGACGTCTGA
- a CDS encoding NAD-dependent succinate-semialdehyde dehydrogenase — protein MPAATAADVVTKQMYIDGRWCDARDGKTLDVVNPADESVVGRVAYGGKAEAWTAIDAAAKALPDWRARTPYDRAKILKATADLLRQRLDAIARILTTEQGKPLPEAKGEVNHTADTFEWFAEEGKRAYGRIIPTSNPAKRLSVIRHPVGVVGTITPWNFPVTLAARKIAASMAAGCTVVSRPADQTPLTLVALFECLVEAGVPAGVANLVIGEAKPVADAYFEHTAVRKISFTGSTAVGKELLRRSADQVKRLSLELGGHAPLIVFPDADVAQVAQAAVLGKFRNNGQVCIAPSRFYIHEDIRDEFTEIAVELTRKLKLGNGLEDGVQVGPMIEPRALEKTAGLIEDARSKGADLLSGGARSNRFDRGYFFEPTVLRGITPSMRILTEEPFAPVMPILDFSKLDDVIAQANNTPYGLAAYVFTNDLTVAARMAEGLEAGIIGINDPVPATPQAPFGGMKESGVGREMGIEGLDAYLETKFISTGLRTS, from the coding sequence ATGCCCGCCGCCACCGCCGCAGACGTCGTGACCAAGCAGATGTACATCGACGGCCGCTGGTGCGACGCGCGCGACGGCAAGACCCTCGACGTCGTCAACCCCGCAGACGAGTCGGTCGTCGGCCGGGTCGCCTACGGCGGCAAGGCCGAGGCCTGGACCGCCATCGACGCCGCCGCCAAAGCCTTGCCCGACTGGCGTGCACGCACCCCCTATGACCGCGCCAAGATCCTGAAGGCCACCGCCGACCTGCTCCGCCAGCGGCTCGACGCCATTGCCCGGATCCTCACCACCGAGCAGGGCAAGCCCCTGCCCGAGGCCAAGGGCGAGGTCAACCACACCGCCGACACCTTCGAGTGGTTCGCCGAGGAGGGTAAGCGCGCCTACGGCCGGATCATCCCAACCTCCAACCCCGCCAAGCGCCTGTCCGTCATCCGCCACCCCGTGGGCGTCGTCGGCACCATCACCCCCTGGAACTTCCCCGTCACCCTGGCCGCCCGCAAGATCGCCGCGTCGATGGCGGCCGGCTGCACCGTCGTCAGCCGCCCGGCCGACCAGACCCCGCTCACCCTCGTCGCGCTCTTCGAGTGCCTGGTCGAGGCGGGCGTCCCCGCGGGCGTGGCCAACCTCGTCATCGGCGAGGCCAAGCCGGTCGCCGACGCCTACTTCGAGCACACGGCCGTCCGCAAGATCAGCTTCACCGGCAGCACCGCCGTGGGCAAGGAATTGCTCCGCCGCTCGGCCGACCAGGTCAAGCGCCTCAGCCTGGAGCTCGGCGGCCACGCCCCCCTGATCGTCTTCCCCGACGCCGACGTCGCGCAGGTCGCCCAGGCCGCCGTGCTCGGCAAGTTCCGCAACAACGGCCAGGTCTGCATCGCCCCCTCGCGATTCTACATCCACGAGGACATCCGCGACGAGTTCACCGAGATCGCCGTCGAGCTGACCCGCAAGCTGAAGCTGGGCAACGGCCTGGAAGACGGCGTCCAGGTCGGCCCGATGATCGAGCCACGCGCCCTGGAGAAGACCGCCGGACTCATCGAAGACGCCCGGTCCAAGGGCGCCGACCTCCTCTCCGGTGGCGCCCGTTCCAACCGCTTCGACCGCGGCTACTTCTTCGAGCCCACCGTCCTCAGGGGCATCACCCCCTCGATGCGCATCCTCACCGAGGAGCCCTTCGCCCCGGTCATGCCGATCCTCGACTTCTCCAAGCTCGACGACGTGATCGCCCAGGCCAACAACACCCCCTACGGCCTGGCCGCCTACGTCTTCACCAACGACCTGACCGTCGCCGCCCGCATGGCCGAAGGCCTGGAAGCCGGCATCATCGGCATCAACGACCCCGTCCCGGCCACCCCCCAGGCCCCCTTCGGTGGCATGAAGGAATCGGGAGTCGGCCGAGAAATGGGCATCGAGGGCCTCGACGCCTACCTCGAGACCAAGTTCATCTCCACCGGCCTGCGGACCAGCTGA
- a CDS encoding rhodanese-like domain-containing protein: MSLRTFRSGLSALALVATSTQAFAADAPKHDRPHLIGQAKLEEKLKDPSIRLLDARSRADYDKGHIPGAVWVDFKAVSALSKPATIKDQAAWGKALAALGINSETKSIYIYDANRQHDSSRIWWSLSYAGVPRVGLVNGGFPLWEREKRPVSTEQAAIDPYEHRPNFQASKIIDRSELRQALSKGEAQLLDSRSAEEYRGEKKAQNSTAPAGHIPGAIDLDAYSLVDADGRFLDEAGLKAKVSEAGISSDRPVIVYSQGGNRSALVSFALGRLNIPSRHYVPGFADWAKSEPDSVVAGAEPGKLAGK, from the coding sequence ATGAGCCTCCGCACCTTCCGCAGCGGTCTGTCCGCCCTGGCCCTGGTGGCGACCTCGACGCAGGCCTTCGCGGCCGATGCACCGAAGCACGACCGGCCGCATCTGATCGGCCAGGCGAAGCTCGAGGAGAAGCTGAAGGACCCGAGCATTCGCCTGCTCGACGCCCGATCTCGGGCCGACTACGACAAGGGGCACATCCCCGGCGCCGTCTGGGTCGACTTCAAGGCCGTCTCGGCGCTCAGCAAGCCGGCGACGATCAAGGACCAGGCGGCCTGGGGCAAGGCGCTGGCGGCGCTCGGGATCAACAGCGAGACGAAGTCCATCTACATCTATGACGCCAACCGCCAGCACGACTCGTCGCGCATCTGGTGGTCGCTTTCCTATGCCGGCGTGCCCAGGGTCGGCCTGGTCAACGGCGGCTTCCCCCTCTGGGAGCGCGAGAAGCGACCGGTGAGCACTGAGCAGGCTGCCATCGACCCCTACGAACACCGGCCGAACTTCCAGGCATCGAAAATCATCGATCGGTCCGAGCTGCGTCAGGCCCTGTCGAAAGGCGAGGCCCAGCTGCTCGACTCCCGGTCTGCCGAGGAGTACCGGGGCGAGAAGAAGGCCCAGAACAGCACCGCTCCCGCGGGCCACATCCCGGGCGCGATCGACCTCGACGCCTACTCGCTGGTCGACGCCGACGGCCGGTTCCTCGACGAGGCCGGCCTGAAGGCGAAAGTCTCCGAGGCCGGCATCTCGTCCGACCGCCCGGTGATCGTCTACTCCCAGGGGGGCAATCGCTCGGCCCTGGTCTCCTTCGCGTTGGGACGCCTGAACATCCCCAGCCGTCACTACGTCCCCGGCTTCGCCGACTGGGCCAAGTCCGAGCCCGACTCCGTCGTCGCCGGCGCCGAGCCCGGCAAACTGGCCGGCAAGTAA
- a CDS encoding DUF4132 domain-containing protein has protein sequence MLYRDVIPAESGRDLEREFQALETFRAEILAMERPDALIKPAKLASGAEILAGEPDFQIGIILASLTLWAEDRISPWSIDGSLVGKLRSQILKRDLPYQGRDLRALAAAIDILTARHKGVDLLALSALERCAQDAALPEEAIERLKKVQHRLRHGRPTPSDLKAAARIGKLVGAVVEFSLDPGEAWSDAALGDLEAMEPAQRERWSALLAACQAADGAKMTAARLSAMKSLVEAVGRGEFKAHLLRWLPLVDRPRTQPKVRVSDWMPDENDLIEPHHAELLKCLAVCAGLEADRELARALAALVLSAYRKIPGKGPRLVSLGNAAVGALGMMPGMDAVGQLALLKVKVKFIPAQKEIEKALTAAATREGLPREEIDELAVPAYGMHEVGLRREVLGEYVAELIVDGPDAALRWSKAADGKPIKTVPAAAKKGHADEVKELQAAVKDVGKMLTAQRERIDGLFLARKRWPLEAWRARYLDHPLVGAIARRLIWRFQAEGQAADGAWLDGRLVGVDDTPLAEFGEGATVELWHPIGRPIDEITAWRDWLDRHRVRQPFKQAHREVYVLTDAERNTRVYSNRFAAHVLRQHQYNALCAARGWRNKLRLMVDDTYPPTSKDLPDWGLRAEFWVEGIGDEYGVSTTESGTYLHLATDQVRFYEIDAAQRLAHAGGGGYSPGWGGRDDEPLPLDRVPPLVLSEILRDVDLFVGVGSVGNDPAWADGGPEGRHVNYWQSYSFGDLSANGQTRKAVLERLIPRLAIAPRCSFNEKFLVVRGDLRTYKIHLGSGNILMEPNDQYLCIVPKRGAGDAIEQGGVFLPFEGDATLSIVLSKAMLLAADTKIQDPTIISQIGR, from the coding sequence ATGCTCTATCGCGACGTCATCCCCGCCGAATCCGGCCGAGACCTGGAGCGGGAATTCCAGGCCCTGGAAACGTTCCGCGCCGAAATCCTGGCGATGGAGCGACCGGACGCCCTCATCAAGCCCGCCAAGTTGGCCTCCGGCGCGGAGATCCTCGCGGGCGAGCCCGACTTCCAGATCGGCATCATCCTAGCCTCGTTGACCTTGTGGGCCGAGGATCGGATCAGCCCATGGAGCATTGATGGGTCACTTGTGGGGAAACTGCGGTCCCAGATCCTCAAGCGCGATCTCCCCTATCAAGGCCGAGACCTCCGGGCGCTGGCCGCGGCGATCGACATCCTGACCGCTCGCCATAAGGGGGTCGACCTGCTCGCCTTGTCCGCCCTCGAGCGATGCGCGCAGGACGCTGCCCTGCCCGAAGAGGCGATCGAACGGCTGAAGAAGGTCCAGCATCGGCTGCGGCACGGGCGACCGACCCCGTCCGATCTGAAGGCCGCCGCGCGAATCGGCAAGCTCGTCGGCGCCGTCGTGGAGTTCTCGCTCGATCCGGGCGAGGCCTGGTCCGATGCGGCCCTCGGCGATCTCGAGGCGATGGAGCCGGCCCAGCGGGAGCGCTGGTCGGCGCTGCTCGCCGCTTGCCAGGCGGCCGACGGGGCCAAGATGACGGCCGCCCGGCTGAGCGCGATGAAATCGCTGGTCGAGGCCGTCGGCCGCGGCGAGTTCAAGGCCCACTTGCTCCGCTGGCTACCGCTGGTCGACAGGCCGCGGACACAGCCGAAGGTCCGCGTTAGCGATTGGATGCCGGACGAGAACGACCTGATCGAGCCGCACCATGCCGAGCTCCTCAAGTGCCTGGCCGTGTGCGCCGGCCTGGAGGCCGACCGCGAGCTGGCCCGGGCGCTGGCGGCGCTGGTCCTGAGCGCCTATCGCAAGATCCCGGGGAAGGGGCCGAGGCTCGTCTCGCTGGGCAATGCGGCGGTCGGGGCGCTGGGGATGATGCCCGGCATGGATGCCGTCGGGCAGCTCGCCCTGCTCAAGGTGAAGGTCAAGTTCATCCCGGCGCAGAAGGAGATCGAGAAGGCCCTGACCGCCGCGGCCACCCGCGAGGGCCTGCCGCGCGAGGAGATCGACGAGCTGGCCGTGCCCGCCTACGGCATGCACGAGGTCGGCCTCCGCCGCGAGGTCCTGGGCGAGTACGTGGCCGAATTGATCGTCGACGGGCCCGACGCCGCACTCCGCTGGAGCAAGGCCGCCGACGGCAAGCCGATCAAGACCGTGCCGGCCGCGGCCAAGAAGGGCCACGCCGACGAGGTGAAGGAGTTGCAGGCGGCCGTCAAGGACGTCGGCAAGATGCTCACCGCCCAGCGCGAGCGCATCGACGGCCTATTCCTGGCCCGCAAACGCTGGCCGCTGGAGGCCTGGAGAGCCCGCTACCTCGATCACCCGCTCGTCGGGGCCATCGCCCGCCGGCTCATCTGGCGGTTCCAGGCCGAAGGACAGGCCGCCGACGGCGCCTGGCTCGACGGCAGGCTCGTGGGCGTCGACGACACCCCCCTGGCCGAGTTCGGCGAGGGGGCGACCGTCGAGCTCTGGCACCCGATCGGCCGGCCGATCGACGAGATCACGGCCTGGCGCGACTGGCTCGACCGGCATCGCGTCCGCCAGCCGTTCAAGCAGGCGCATCGCGAGGTCTACGTCCTGACCGACGCCGAGCGCAACACGCGCGTCTACTCGAACCGGTTCGCGGCGCACGTCCTGCGGCAGCACCAGTACAACGCCCTCTGCGCCGCCCGCGGCTGGCGGAACAAGCTCCGCCTGATGGTCGATGACACCTACCCGCCGACCAGCAAGGACCTGCCCGACTGGGGCCTGCGGGCCGAGTTCTGGGTCGAGGGGATCGGCGACGAATACGGGGTCAGCACCACCGAATCCGGCACCTATCTGCACCTGGCCACCGACCAGGTCCGCTTCTACGAGATCGACGCCGCCCAGCGACTCGCCCACGCCGGCGGAGGCGGCTACTCGCCGGGATGGGGCGGACGCGACGACGAGCCACTGCCGCTAGACCGGGTCCCGCCCCTGGTCCTTTCGGAGATCCTCCGCGACGTTGACCTGTTCGTCGGAGTCGGAAGTGTTGGCAACGACCCGGCCTGGGCCGACGGCGGGCCCGAGGGGCGGCACGTCAACTACTGGCAGAGTTACAGCTTCGGAGACCTCTCGGCCAACGGGCAGACGCGCAAGGCCGTGCTCGAGCGGCTGATCCCACGCCTGGCGATCGCGCCTCGATGCTCGTTCAACGAGAAATTCCTGGTCGTCCGCGGCGACCTGCGCACCTACAAGATCCACCTGGGCAGCGGCAACATCCTGATGGAGCCGAACGACCAGTACCTCTGCATCGTCCCCAAGCGAGGCGCCGGGGATGCGATCGAGCAGGGCGGGGTCTTCCTCCCGTTCGAGGGTGACGCCACCCTCTCGATCGTCCTGAGCAAGGCCATGCTTCTGGCCGCCGACACGAAGATCCAGGATCCGACCATCATCAGCCAGATCGGGCGTTGA
- a CDS encoding type VI secretion system amidase effector protein Tae4, with amino-acid sequence MAMTWAKFWAEYPDYGTSPDSAAVKAEIGGEVDAAWIVNTCAVRMSRGLNYGGVPLPSKFAGLLTLKGADGKRYALRVAEMRKWLPTSLGAASFNLTKKAGEAFDKTQIAAMKGIIAFDIQFADATGHLDAWDGSSFSSEYKNTKDYWTLATRVTLWKLA; translated from the coding sequence ATGGCAATGACCTGGGCGAAGTTCTGGGCGGAATATCCCGATTACGGCACGAGCCCCGACTCGGCGGCCGTGAAAGCGGAGATCGGCGGCGAGGTCGACGCCGCCTGGATCGTGAATACCTGCGCTGTCCGTATGAGCCGCGGCCTGAACTACGGCGGAGTGCCGCTACCGTCGAAATTCGCCGGCCTGCTGACCCTCAAAGGGGCCGACGGCAAGCGCTACGCCCTGCGCGTGGCCGAGATGCGCAAGTGGCTGCCGACTTCGCTTGGCGCGGCCAGCTTCAACCTGACGAAGAAGGCGGGCGAGGCCTTCGACAAGACTCAGATCGCCGCGATGAAGGGGATCATCGCCTTCGACATCCAGTTCGCCGACGCCACCGGCCATCTCGACGCCTGGGACGGCAGCAGCTTCTCCAGCGAATACAAGAACACCAAGGACTACTGGACCCTGGCCACGCGGGTGACGCTCTGGAAGCTGGCCTGA